In Sinorhizobium numidicum, the following proteins share a genomic window:
- the xdhC gene encoding xanthine dehydrogenase accessory protein XdhC, translating into MASTEDIRDFLSRETACILVEVAGAAGSTPRDTDAWMLVSKERTFATIGGGQLEYLAIDHARKLLQGAAAEDRLIIPLGPEIGQCCGGRVALSFKPVDTETEAALIQRSDSEIARRPHVYIFGAGHVGNALATALSLVPVRTVLVDTREHELSGVDTPGIETCLTAMPEAVVRDAPPDSAFVVLTHDHALDFLIATEALGREDACYVGMIGSKTKRATFKRWLSHEINQPKLLDRLVCPIGGAIKDKRPAVIAALAAAEIITAVLGHDRQNSDMPPRRQGKPVGA; encoded by the coding sequence ATGGCGAGCACGGAGGACATACGGGATTTCCTGAGCCGCGAGACGGCCTGCATTCTCGTCGAAGTGGCAGGAGCGGCCGGGTCGACGCCGCGCGATACGGATGCCTGGATGCTCGTCTCGAAGGAGCGGACCTTCGCCACCATCGGCGGCGGCCAGTTGGAATATTTGGCGATCGACCACGCACGGAAGCTGCTCCAGGGAGCCGCCGCCGAGGATAGGCTGATAATTCCCCTCGGCCCGGAGATCGGCCAGTGCTGCGGCGGGCGCGTGGCGCTGTCGTTCAAGCCCGTTGATACCGAAACCGAGGCCGCGCTCATCCAGCGCAGCGATAGCGAGATCGCACGGCGGCCGCACGTCTATATCTTCGGAGCCGGCCATGTCGGCAATGCGCTCGCCACGGCCCTGTCGCTGGTGCCGGTCAGGACGGTGCTCGTCGACACGCGCGAGCACGAGCTTTCTGGCGTCGATACCCCGGGGATCGAAACCTGTCTCACGGCGATGCCGGAGGCGGTGGTCCGCGACGCGCCACCGGACAGTGCCTTCGTCGTTCTCACTCATGACCACGCGCTGGATTTCCTGATCGCGACGGAGGCGCTCGGCAGAGAAGATGCCTGCTATGTCGGCATGATCGGATCGAAGACGAAGCGTGCCACCTTCAAGAGGTGGCTCTCCCACGAAATCAATCAACCGAAGCTTCTCGACAGGCTCGTCTGCCCGATCGGCGGCGCGATCAAAGACAAGCGGCCGGCGGTCATCGCGGCACTCGCAGCCGCCGAAATCATAACCGCCGTGTTGGGTCACGATCGGCAGAACAGCGACATGCCACCGCGCAGACAGGGAAAACCTGTTGGCGCGTGA
- the xdhB gene encoding xanthine dehydrogenase molybdopterin binding subunit has translation MNVMQPIDRIRGGVHEKEKHESGHKHVSGTAEYIDDMPEPAGTLHGYLGLSQRAHAEILSTDFEAVRASPGVVGILTADDIPGENDISPAHKHDDPVFATGKVEFHGQPIFAVIATSRDAARRAAAKVKIEYRDLPHVTDVLEAAAANYPMVIDPLKLERGDIDAGFAKSKNVVKGEMRIGGQDHFYLEGHISFAIPGEDDEVTVYASTQHPSETQHMVAQVLRVPSNAVTVNVRRMGGGFGGKETQANLFAAVAALAAKKYRRAVKVRPDRDDDMTATGKRHDFHVDYKVGFDDHGRIEAVDAVFAARCGFSADLSGPVTDRALFHADNCYFYPNVRLRSRPLKTNTVSNTAFRGFGGPQGMVGGERMIEDIAYTLGKDPLEIRKLNLYGEEGRNLTPYHQTVEDNIIGRIIEELEVSADYASRRQAVLAFNCENHVIKRGIALTPVKFGISFTKTEYNQAGALVHVYTDGSIHLNHGGTEMGQGLYTKVAQVLADEFQVDLDRIKVTATSTGKVPNTSATAASSGSDLNGMAAANAAQQIKARLVRFAAERYSISEADVGFEPNVVRIGSERVTFADFIKSAYAARVQLSAAGFYKTPKIHWDRSEGRGRPFYYYAYGASCSEVSVDTLTGEYQVDRTDIIHDAGKSLNPALDLGQVEGAFVQGMGWLTTEELWWDAKGRLRTHAPSTYKIPLASDRPRVFNVRLAEWSVNREETIRRSKAVGEPPFMLGISVLEAISMAAASVADYRIPPRIDTPATPERVLMAIEHLRAAAASRVEANA, from the coding sequence ATGAATGTGATGCAGCCCATCGACCGCATCCGCGGTGGCGTTCATGAGAAGGAAAAGCACGAATCCGGTCATAAGCACGTCTCGGGCACGGCCGAATATATCGACGATATGCCAGAGCCCGCCGGCACGCTGCATGGGTATCTCGGCCTATCCCAGCGGGCGCACGCGGAGATCCTGTCGACCGATTTCGAAGCCGTCAGGGCAAGTCCAGGTGTCGTAGGCATCCTGACCGCCGATGATATCCCTGGCGAGAACGATATCAGCCCGGCCCACAAACATGACGACCCGGTGTTTGCGACAGGCAAGGTCGAATTCCACGGCCAGCCGATCTTTGCCGTGATCGCCACGTCGCGCGATGCAGCGCGGCGGGCGGCCGCGAAGGTGAAGATCGAATATCGCGACCTGCCGCATGTCACCGATGTCCTCGAAGCGGCGGCCGCAAACTACCCAATGGTGATTGATCCTTTGAAGCTCGAACGCGGCGACATCGACGCCGGCTTCGCCAAGTCGAAGAATGTCGTTAAGGGCGAGATGCGGATCGGGGGTCAGGATCATTTCTATCTCGAAGGTCATATCTCTTTCGCGATCCCTGGAGAGGATGACGAAGTGACCGTCTATGCGTCTACCCAGCATCCGAGCGAGACGCAGCACATGGTCGCTCAAGTGCTCAGGGTGCCGTCCAATGCTGTAACGGTGAATGTCCGCCGCATGGGTGGCGGCTTCGGCGGCAAGGAGACGCAGGCGAACCTTTTTGCGGCTGTCGCGGCGCTCGCGGCGAAGAAATACCGCCGCGCGGTAAAAGTCCGCCCCGACCGCGATGACGACATGACGGCGACCGGCAAGCGCCATGACTTCCACGTCGATTACAAGGTCGGCTTCGATGACCACGGCCGGATCGAAGCCGTGGACGCGGTCTTCGCCGCGCGCTGCGGCTTCTCGGCCGATCTCTCCGGCCCCGTCACCGACCGTGCGCTCTTCCATGCCGACAATTGCTATTTCTATCCCAATGTTCGGCTGCGTTCGCGTCCGCTCAAGACCAATACGGTATCGAACACCGCCTTCCGCGGCTTCGGCGGCCCGCAGGGCATGGTCGGCGGCGAGCGGATGATCGAGGACATCGCCTATACGCTCGGCAAGGATCCGCTCGAGATCCGCAAGCTCAATTTATACGGCGAAGAGGGGCGCAATCTGACGCCCTACCACCAGACGGTGGAAGATAACATCATCGGGCGGATCATCGAGGAACTTGAAGTTTCCGCGGATTATGCCTCCCGGCGGCAGGCGGTCCTCGCCTTCAACTGCGAAAACCATGTCATCAAGCGCGGCATCGCACTGACGCCGGTGAAGTTTGGCATCTCCTTCACCAAGACCGAATACAATCAGGCAGGCGCCCTCGTCCATGTCTATACGGACGGTTCGATCCACCTGAACCACGGCGGAACCGAGATGGGGCAGGGGCTCTATACCAAGGTAGCGCAGGTCTTGGCCGACGAATTTCAGGTCGATCTCGACAGGATCAAGGTGACGGCGACCTCCACCGGCAAAGTGCCGAATACCTCGGCGACTGCGGCCTCCTCAGGATCGGATCTCAATGGCATGGCGGCCGCCAATGCCGCCCAGCAGATCAAGGCGCGGCTCGTGCGTTTCGCGGCGGAGCGCTACAGTATCAGCGAAGCGGATGTCGGGTTCGAACCGAATGTGGTGCGGATCGGCAGCGAACGCGTCACCTTTGCGGATTTCATCAAGTCGGCCTATGCGGCCCGAGTACAACTTTCCGCCGCCGGCTTCTACAAGACGCCGAAGATCCACTGGGATCGATCCGAGGGCAGAGGGCGTCCATTCTACTACTATGCTTACGGCGCCTCGTGCTCCGAGGTCAGCGTCGACACGCTGACCGGGGAGTACCAGGTCGACCGGACCGACATCATCCACGACGCCGGCAAGTCGCTGAACCCGGCCCTCGATCTCGGACAGGTCGAAGGTGCCTTCGTGCAGGGCATGGGTTGGCTGACGACGGAAGAACTCTGGTGGGACGCGAAGGGCCGGCTGCGCACCCATGCGCCGTCGACCTACAAGATCCCGCTTGCTTCCGACCGGCCGCGTGTCTTCAACGTGCGCCTGGCGGAATGGTCGGTCAATCGCGAGGAGACGATCCGCCGCTCGAAAGCCGTAGGGGAACCGCCATTCATGCTGGGAATTTCCGTTCTCGAAGCGATATCCATGGCGGCGGCAAGCGTTGCGGATTATCGTATTCCGCCGCGCATCGATACGCCGGCAACGCCCGAACGCGTTTTGATGGCGATCGAGCATTTGCGCGCCGCCGCAGCGTCGCGGGTTGAAGCGAATGCGTGA
- the xdhA gene encoding xanthine dehydrogenase small subunit, which translates to MTIEVRNTIRFLLNERLIELADVPPVETLLDFLRIDRNLRGTKEGCAEGDCGACTVLVGRLHGSELKYESINACIRFVASLDGCHVVTVEALAEPNGPLHPVQQAMVDTHASQCGFCTPGFVMSLYALWMENPMPSIQEIEKALQGNLCRCTGYAAIIRAAEAISSIGEVGKDPLVVEREKIGRQLAALQDGRRVEIGQEAERIVLPASLDDFAAVLESSPKATIVAGSTDVGLWVTKFMRDIAPVVHTSHLDELRRISIDGSGVTLAAGVTYTEAYSVILHHFPQLRELWDRLGGEQVRNMGTIGGNIANGSPIGDTPPALIALGAAITLRKGARRRTLPLEAFFIEYGKQDRQRGEFVESVRIPFLGDADRFAVYKVTKRLDEDISAVCGAFRITIDGEGRVPDAVIVFGGMAGTPKRASNVEAALKGQRWDNATIRAAIVAFEQDFTPLSDWRASAEYRMLVAKNLLRRFYLETQGTKNLRIDRNIAAAV; encoded by the coding sequence ATGACGATCGAAGTCCGCAATACCATCCGTTTCCTGCTGAACGAGCGGCTCATCGAGCTTGCCGATGTTCCGCCGGTCGAAACGCTGCTCGATTTTCTGCGCATCGACCGCAATCTGCGCGGGACGAAGGAAGGTTGCGCGGAGGGAGACTGCGGCGCCTGCACGGTGCTTGTCGGCCGGCTTCACGGCAGCGAGCTGAAATATGAATCGATCAACGCCTGCATCCGCTTTGTCGCCTCGCTCGATGGCTGCCACGTCGTGACGGTGGAGGCGCTTGCCGAACCCAACGGACCGCTTCACCCCGTCCAGCAGGCGATGGTCGACACGCATGCCTCCCAATGCGGCTTCTGTACGCCCGGTTTCGTGATGTCGCTTTACGCTCTTTGGATGGAAAATCCGATGCCGAGCATCCAAGAGATCGAGAAGGCCCTGCAGGGCAATCTCTGTCGTTGCACCGGCTATGCTGCGATCATTCGCGCAGCCGAGGCGATTTCCTCTATCGGTGAGGTCGGGAAGGATCCGCTGGTTGTCGAACGCGAGAAGATCGGCCGGCAGTTGGCCGCGCTGCAGGACGGTCGCCGCGTCGAAATCGGTCAGGAGGCCGAACGCATCGTATTGCCTGCCTCTCTGGATGATTTCGCCGCAGTGCTCGAATCTAGTCCGAAGGCGACGATCGTTGCGGGCTCGACCGATGTCGGCCTCTGGGTAACGAAGTTCATGCGCGACATCGCCCCGGTCGTACACACTTCGCATCTGGACGAATTGCGCCGGATTTCCATCGACGGTAGCGGCGTGACGCTTGCCGCCGGCGTCACTTACACCGAAGCCTATTCGGTCATTCTCCATCATTTCCCGCAACTTCGCGAGCTCTGGGACCGGCTCGGCGGAGAGCAGGTTCGCAACATGGGCACGATCGGCGGCAACATCGCCAATGGTTCGCCAATCGGCGACACACCGCCGGCGCTGATCGCGCTCGGCGCGGCGATAACCCTGCGGAAAGGAGCGCGCCGCCGGACGCTGCCGCTCGAAGCCTTCTTCATCGAATACGGCAAGCAGGATCGTCAGCGGGGCGAATTCGTCGAGAGCGTCCGCATTCCCTTCCTCGGCGATGCCGACCGCTTCGCGGTCTACAAGGTCACAAAGCGGCTGGACGAGGATATTTCGGCCGTCTGCGGTGCGTTCCGGATAACCATCGACGGTGAAGGCCGGGTTCCTGATGCCGTCATCGTCTTTGGCGGCATGGCAGGAACGCCCAAGCGCGCCTCGAATGTGGAGGCCGCACTCAAAGGTCAGCGCTGGGATAACGCCACCATCAGAGCCGCGATCGTCGCCTTCGAGCAGGATTTTACACCTCTGAGCGATTGGCGCGCTTCTGCGGAATACCGCATGCTGGTGGCAAAGAATCTCCTGCGGCGCTTCTATCTGGAAACGCAGGGCACGAAGAACCTCCGGATCGACCGCAATATCGCGGCGGCTGTCTAG